One region of Sphingomonas kaistensis genomic DNA includes:
- the coxB gene encoding cytochrome c oxidase subunit II, whose translation MKLKTGLIALAAVGMIPMAAQGQTAATTAAPAAQRQAAAPAATTAAPAATTAAPAGPNAAAANPSATPAAGVDATGASAVAPGGAAAAPAFDYAAPTPGIGMPDGRMGLQDQFTPVGREASAFHNNWLLALCAAMSLLVLALLLWTMVRYRRSAHPTPSRTSHNTFVEVIWTLVPVLVLVAIAVPSIRLIRHQYSPPPADLTVKVIGNQWYWSYQYPDNGGFEIVSNMLKERGEVAAGARFRTDADGPRLLAVDERLVIPAGKVVKFIVTSNDVIHSFAMPAFWTKTDANPGSLNETWVKVDKPGVYFGQCSELCGARHAFMPIAIEVMAPDRFAQWVAAKGGTMPGATPAAADSTAATQVGPAAVTAPAPAAGAAAAAPPSAAQSAAPGNTTPSVANRATDGTN comes from the coding sequence ATGAAGTTGAAAACTGGGCTGATCGCGCTTGCTGCCGTCGGGATGATCCCGATGGCGGCGCAAGGACAAACGGCGGCCACCACGGCTGCTCCGGCCGCGCAGAGACAAGCTGCCGCTCCGGCCGCGACGACCGCCGCTCCGGCCGCGACGACTGCCGCTCCGGCCGGCCCGAACGCCGCTGCCGCCAATCCCAGCGCGACTCCGGCTGCCGGCGTCGATGCGACGGGTGCAAGCGCGGTGGCACCGGGCGGTGCCGCGGCCGCCCCGGCGTTCGACTATGCCGCCCCGACCCCCGGAATCGGCATGCCCGACGGGCGGATGGGCCTGCAGGACCAATTCACTCCGGTCGGCCGCGAAGCCTCGGCGTTCCACAACAACTGGCTGCTGGCGCTGTGCGCCGCGATGAGCCTGCTGGTCCTGGCGCTGCTGCTGTGGACCATGGTCCGCTATCGCCGCAGCGCGCACCCGACCCCCAGCCGGACCAGCCACAACACCTTCGTGGAAGTGATCTGGACCCTGGTTCCGGTGCTGGTGCTGGTCGCCATCGCGGTGCCGTCGATAAGGCTGATCCGCCACCAGTACAGCCCGCCGCCCGCCGACCTCACCGTCAAGGTGATCGGCAACCAGTGGTACTGGAGCTACCAGTATCCCGATAACGGCGGCTTTGAGATCGTCTCCAATATGCTCAAGGAGCGCGGCGAGGTCGCGGCCGGCGCCCGCTTCCGCACCGACGCAGACGGCCCGCGCCTGCTGGCGGTCGACGAGCGGCTGGTGATCCCGGCCGGCAAGGTGGTGAAGTTCATCGTCACCTCCAACGACGTCATCCACAGCTTCGCCATGCCGGCGTTCTGGACCAAGACCGACGCCAACCCGGGCAGCCTCAACGAAACCTGGGTCAAGGTCGACAAGCCGGGCGTCTACTTCGGCCAGTGCTCCGAACTGTGCGGCGCGCGCCACGCCTTCATGCCGATCGCGATCGAGGTGATGGCTCCCGACCGCTTCGCCCAGTGGGTCGCGGCCAAGGGCGGCACCATGCCGGGCGCGACCCCGGCGGCGGCCGACAGCACGGCGGCGACGCAGGTCGGCCCGGCAGCGGTGACCGCTCCGGCTCCGGCCGCCGGCGCAGCTGCGGCGGCTCCGCCCAGCGCGGCCCAGTCTGCGGCACCCGGCAACACCACTCCCTCCGTCGCCAATCGCGCGACCGACGGCACCAATTAA
- a CDS encoding heme o synthase — MSTAVQTHDLPADWRDLFALTKPRVMTLVVFTGLCGLLAAPGSMHPVLAFTAVLCIAVGAGGAGALNMWYEADIDAKMKRTAKRPLPGGRLKPETAFQFAVGLCLGSVVLMDLAANHLAAGILAFSIFFYAVIYTAWLKRRTPQNIVIGGAAGAFPPLIGWVAATGKVELLPVLLFLNIFLWTPPHFWALSLFVKTDYANAGVPMLPVVAGFETTRRQIALYTLPMVAVAVAPWPLGLTGAFYGVVASVLSAVFLVLSLRVLANKATEPAGMGPEKALFKFSILYQFAVFGALVVDRFL, encoded by the coding sequence ATGAGCACCGCTGTCCAAACCCACGACCTTCCGGCCGACTGGCGCGACCTGTTCGCGCTGACCAAGCCGCGCGTCATGACGCTGGTGGTGTTCACCGGCCTGTGCGGGCTGCTTGCGGCCCCGGGCTCGATGCACCCGGTATTGGCGTTCACCGCCGTCCTGTGCATCGCGGTCGGCGCGGGCGGGGCGGGCGCGCTCAACATGTGGTACGAGGCGGACATCGACGCCAAGATGAAGCGCACCGCCAAGCGGCCGCTTCCGGGCGGGCGCCTGAAGCCCGAGACCGCCTTCCAGTTCGCGGTCGGCCTGTGCCTTGGCAGCGTGGTGCTGATGGACCTTGCCGCCAATCACCTGGCTGCCGGCATCCTTGCTTTCAGCATCTTCTTCTATGCAGTGATCTACACCGCCTGGCTGAAGCGCCGCACGCCGCAGAACATCGTGATCGGCGGCGCCGCCGGGGCCTTTCCGCCGCTGATCGGCTGGGTCGCGGCGACGGGCAAGGTCGAACTCCTGCCGGTGCTGCTGTTCCTCAACATCTTCCTGTGGACGCCGCCGCACTTCTGGGCGCTCAGCCTGTTCGTGAAGACCGATTACGCCAATGCCGGCGTGCCGATGCTTCCGGTGGTCGCTGGGTTCGAGACGACTCGGCGGCAGATCGCACTCTACACCCTTCCCATGGTGGCGGTGGCCGTCGCGCCCTGGCCGCTAGGCCTTACCGGCGCCTTCTACGGCGTGGTCGCAAGCGTTCTGAGCGCGGTCTTCCTGGTGCTGAGCCTGCGGGTGCTCGCCAACAAGGCGACCGAGCCGGCCGGCATGGGCCCGGAAAAGGCGCTGTTCAAATTCTCCATCCTTTACCAATTCGCCGTGTTCGGAGCCCTCGTCGTGGATCGTTTCCTGTGA
- a CDS encoding J domain-containing protein, with protein MEASGCYYTILGVESSADDAAIRVAYRKLMRLYHPDVNRAEEAAAQAQSINEAYACLRDPDERAAYDRQRAAPRSSARPNFTAGQWSPPRGPGWQPPRPNAYVVEVEPPPHKIRVSILFLALIVTAITFAATSAIPPIEPVAPPVVKVDTTAIPSGEAR; from the coding sequence ATGGAAGCTTCCGGCTGTTATTACACGATTCTCGGGGTCGAGAGCAGCGCTGACGATGCGGCGATCCGGGTCGCTTATCGAAAGCTGATGCGGCTCTATCACCCCGACGTGAACCGGGCCGAGGAAGCCGCCGCGCAGGCGCAATCGATCAACGAGGCCTATGCGTGCCTGCGCGATCCCGACGAGCGCGCGGCCTATGACCGGCAACGTGCGGCGCCGCGGTCGTCGGCCAGGCCCAATTTCACCGCCGGCCAATGGTCGCCACCGCGCGGCCCCGGCTGGCAGCCGCCACGGCCCAATGCCTATGTCGTCGAGGTCGAGCCGCCGCCGCACAAGATCAGGGTCAGCATCCTGTTTTTGGCGCTGATCGTCACCGCCATTACCTTTGCCGCCACCTCGGCGATCCCGCCGATCGAACCCGTCGCGCCGCCGGTGGTCAAGGTCGACACCACGGCGATTCCTTCAGGCGAGGCGCGTTAG
- the pyrE gene encoding orotate phosphoribosyltransferase: MTEQEILAEFRAAEALLEGHFILSSGLRSSRYLQCARVLMDPIRAERLARALAERIDPALRAELQAVVSPAMGGVIIGHEMGRALGLPAMFVERPTGTFELRRGFRLDRGTRVLMVEDVVTTGLSSREAILAIAEAGGEVIAAAALVDRSNGTADLGVPFTPLIRLDVPTYAADALPPELAAIPAIKPGSRAAA; the protein is encoded by the coding sequence ATGACCGAGCAGGAGATATTGGCCGAGTTCCGCGCGGCGGAAGCGCTTCTCGAGGGCCATTTCATCCTTTCCTCGGGCCTCCGCTCGTCGCGCTACCTGCAGTGCGCGCGGGTGCTGATGGACCCGATCCGCGCCGAGCGGCTCGCCCGCGCCCTCGCCGAGCGGATCGATCCCGCTCTTCGCGCCGAGCTGCAGGCCGTGGTCTCCCCCGCGATGGGCGGCGTCATCATCGGCCACGAAATGGGCCGCGCGCTGGGTCTGCCCGCGATGTTCGTCGAGCGGCCGACCGGCACTTTCGAACTGCGCCGCGGTTTTCGCCTCGACCGCGGCACCCGCGTGCTGATGGTCGAGGACGTGGTCACCACCGGCCTTTCCAGCCGCGAAGCGATTCTGGCCATCGCCGAGGCAGGCGGGGAAGTGATCGCCGCCGCTGCGCTGGTCGACCGCTCCAACGGGACGGCCGATCTCGGCGTACCCTTCACCCCGCTGATCCGCCTCGATGTCCCGACCTACGCCGCCGATGCGCTTCCGCCAGAGCTTGCCGCCATCCCTGCGATCAAGCCCGGAAGCCGCGCGGCCGCCTGA
- a CDS encoding DUF4126 domain-containing protein, with product MLPSILIGALSGQRALSPIAAVAITAARDRLPEGSEAVPLLGNKLVAGGLLAVAVAEMVGDKWPKAPNRTVLSGSTARFLTAAAAGASLAPREHKVAGGLFAALTAVTAAHLGLAARLAAMKRWGQARTGFVEDALLLAGTALLIHQVAKPASA from the coding sequence ATGCTTCCCTCAATCCTCATCGGCGCCCTGTCGGGCCAACGCGCCCTCAGCCCCATCGCGGCGGTCGCGATCACCGCCGCGCGCGACCGGCTTCCAGAGGGCAGCGAGGCGGTGCCCCTGCTCGGCAACAAGCTGGTCGCGGGCGGCCTCCTCGCTGTCGCGGTGGCCGAGATGGTCGGCGACAAATGGCCTAAGGCACCCAACCGCACCGTGCTGTCGGGCAGCACCGCCCGCTTCCTGACCGCGGCGGCCGCAGGCGCCTCGCTCGCACCACGCGAACACAAGGTTGCTGGTGGCCTTTTTGCCGCGCTCACCGCCGTCACCGCCGCCCATCTCGGCCTTGCCGCCCGGCTGGCGGCGATGAAGCGCTGGGGTCAGGCCCGCACCGGCTTCGTCGAGGACGCCCTGCTGCTCGCCGGCACCGCCCTCCTGATCCACCAGGTCGCCAAGCCCGCCTCGGCCTGA
- the ctaD gene encoding cytochrome c oxidase subunit I: protein MATTADTLKLEPANAGGHAHAHDDHDHKPGFFARWFMSTNHKDIGTLYLIFAIIAGIVGGALSGIMRAELMEPGIQYLTRAWPIGAGSANIDEAYHHWNVLITGHGLIMVFFMVMPALIGGFANWFVPIMIGAPDMAFPRMNNVSFWLTVAGFCSLLLSTVTSGGTGIGAGTGWTVYAPLSTSGSAGPAVDFAIFALHLAGAGSILGAINFITTIFNMRAPGMTLHKMPLFVWSILVTAFLLLLALPVLAGAITMLLTDRNFGTAFFDASGGGDPVLYQHLFWFFGHPEVYIMILPAFGIVSQIIATFSRKPVFGYLGMAYAMVAIGVVGFVVWAHHMFTVGMDVNVKMYFTAATMIIAVPTGVKIFSWIATMWGGSITFPTPMLFAIGFIFLFTVGGVTGVVLANGGVDTYMHDTYYVVAHFHYVLSLGAVFGLFAGFYYWFPKMTGKLYNEFLGKIHFFVMFAGVNLIFFPQHFLGLDGMPRRIPDYNDAFAYWNYISTVGYMITVASMGVFFLNVFLSLMSGKKAPDNPWGEGATTLEWTLSSPPPYHQFDVLPKID from the coding sequence ATGGCCACCACTGCAGACACGCTGAAGCTCGAGCCCGCCAACGCCGGCGGCCATGCCCATGCGCACGACGATCATGACCACAAGCCGGGCTTCTTCGCCCGCTGGTTCATGTCGACCAACCACAAGGATATCGGGACGCTGTACCTGATCTTCGCGATCATCGCGGGGATCGTGGGCGGCGCCCTGTCGGGGATCATGCGGGCCGAGCTGATGGAGCCCGGCATCCAGTATCTGACCCGGGCCTGGCCGATCGGCGCGGGCAGCGCCAACATCGACGAAGCTTATCACCACTGGAACGTGCTGATTACCGGCCACGGCCTGATCATGGTCTTCTTCATGGTCATGCCGGCGCTGATCGGCGGTTTCGCCAACTGGTTCGTGCCGATCATGATCGGTGCGCCGGACATGGCCTTTCCGCGGATGAACAACGTCAGCTTCTGGCTGACCGTTGCCGGCTTCTGTTCGCTGCTGCTGTCGACCGTGACCAGCGGCGGCACCGGCATCGGCGCAGGCACCGGCTGGACCGTCTACGCGCCGCTGTCGACCAGCGGCTCGGCCGGACCGGCGGTCGATTTCGCCATCTTCGCGCTTCACCTCGCGGGTGCCGGCTCGATCCTTGGTGCGATCAACTTCATCACCACCATCTTCAACATGCGTGCGCCGGGCATGACCCTGCACAAGATGCCGCTGTTCGTGTGGTCGATCCTGGTCACCGCTTTCCTGCTGCTGCTGGCGCTGCCGGTGCTGGCGGGCGCGATCACCATGCTGCTGACCGACCGTAACTTCGGCACCGCCTTCTTCGACGCGAGCGGCGGCGGCGACCCGGTCCTGTACCAGCACCTGTTCTGGTTCTTCGGCCACCCCGAAGTGTACATCATGATCCTGCCGGCGTTCGGCATCGTCAGCCAGATCATCGCCACCTTCAGCCGCAAGCCCGTGTTCGGCTATCTCGGCATGGCCTATGCCATGGTCGCGATCGGCGTGGTCGGGTTCGTGGTGTGGGCGCACCACATGTTCACCGTCGGCATGGACGTGAACGTGAAGATGTACTTCACCGCCGCGACCATGATCATCGCGGTTCCGACCGGCGTGAAGATCTTCAGCTGGATCGCGACCATGTGGGGCGGGTCGATCACCTTCCCGACCCCGATGCTGTTCGCGATCGGCTTCATCTTCCTGTTCACCGTCGGCGGCGTGACCGGCGTCGTGCTCGCCAACGGCGGCGTCGACACCTACATGCACGACACCTACTATGTGGTGGCGCACTTCCACTACGTGCTGTCGCTGGGCGCCGTGTTCGGCCTGTTCGCGGGCTTCTACTACTGGTTCCCGAAGATGACCGGGAAGCTCTACAACGAGTTCCTCGGCAAGATTCACTTCTTCGTGATGTTCGCGGGCGTGAACCTGATCTTCTTCCCGCAGCACTTCCTGGGTCTCGACGGCATGCCGCGGCGTATCCCGGACTACAACGACGCCTTCGCTTACTGGAACTACATCTCCACCGTCGGCTACATGATCACCGTGGCCTCGATGGGCGTGTTCTTCCTCAACGTGTTCCTGTCGCTGATGAGCGGCAAGAAGGCCCCCGACAATCCGTGGGGCGAAGGCGCGACGACGCTCGAATGGACGCTGTCGAGCCCGCCGCCGTACCACCAGTTCGACGTGCTGCCGAAGATCGACTGA
- a CDS encoding pyridoxine 5'-phosphate synthase — protein MSGFLRLGVNIDHVATIRNARGGDFPDPVRAAHVAEAAGAQGITAHLREDRRHIRDDDLVRLKNEIALPLNLEMAATDEMLRIALATRPHAACIVPEKREERTTEGGLDAAGQFDHLRRFIGELGAAGIRVSLFIEPDAAQIAAAVRLGAPVVELHTGRYAHLPEEERETELRRLADAAALAAKNGIEPHAGHGLTYANVVPIAAVPQFAELNIGHFLVGEAIFVGLDTSIRRMRDLMDSAR, from the coding sequence ATGAGCGGGTTTCTTCGCCTCGGCGTCAACATCGACCATGTCGCGACCATCCGTAATGCGCGCGGCGGCGACTTTCCCGATCCGGTCCGCGCCGCCCACGTGGCCGAGGCCGCCGGCGCGCAGGGCATCACCGCGCACCTGCGCGAGGATCGCCGCCACATCCGCGACGACGACCTCGTCCGTCTCAAGAACGAGATCGCGCTGCCGCTCAACCTCGAGATGGCGGCGACCGACGAGATGTTGCGAATCGCGCTTGCGACCCGCCCCCATGCCGCCTGCATCGTTCCCGAGAAGCGCGAGGAACGCACCACCGAGGGCGGGCTCGACGCCGCCGGTCAGTTCGACCATCTGCGCCGCTTCATCGGCGAGCTTGGCGCCGCGGGCATTCGCGTGTCGCTGTTCATCGAGCCCGACGCGGCGCAGATCGCCGCCGCCGTCCGCCTCGGCGCACCGGTAGTCGAACTTCACACTGGCCGCTACGCCCACCTGCCCGAGGAGGAGCGTGAAACCGAACTGAGGCGTCTCGCCGACGCTGCCGCGCTGGCCGCCAAGAACGGGATCGAACCGCACGCCGGGCATGGGCTGACCTATGCCAATGTCGTCCCGATCGCCGCCGTGCCGCAATTCGCCGAGCTCAACATCGGCCATTTCCTGGTCGGCGAGGCGATCTTTGTCGGGCTCGACACCAGCATCCGGCGGATGCGCGACCTGATGGACAGCGCCCGATGA
- the acpS gene encoding holo-ACP synthase, with protein sequence MIVGLGSDLCNIERIQNSLDRFGDRFLNRVFTDRERAKAARRPFTAAGTLAKRFAAKEAFSKAVGTGFKRGVFMKDIGVVNLPSGAPTLQLTGGAAARLDALTPAGHALRVHLTMTDDHPWAQAFVILEAVPIAET encoded by the coding sequence GTGATCGTCGGCCTGGGCTCGGACCTGTGCAACATCGAGCGGATCCAGAATTCGCTGGATCGGTTCGGCGACCGCTTCCTCAACCGGGTCTTCACCGACCGCGAACGTGCCAAGGCCGCCCGCCGTCCGTTCACCGCCGCCGGAACGCTGGCCAAGCGCTTCGCGGCCAAGGAAGCCTTTTCCAAGGCGGTCGGTACCGGGTTCAAGCGCGGCGTGTTCATGAAGGACATCGGGGTGGTCAATCTGCCAAGCGGCGCGCCCACTCTGCAGCTGACGGGCGGCGCCGCGGCGCGTCTTGACGCGCTAACCCCTGCGGGCCACGCCCTGCGGGTACATCTGACGATGACCGACGACCATCCCTGGGCGCAGGCCTTCGTCATCCTGGAAGCCGTGCCGATTGCGGAGACTTAA
- a CDS encoding peptidylprolyl isomerase yields MINRIVLAFSALALLVPVSAAAQTPTAPAAATAEAKADIVHVRLDTAKGPILLALDRGRAPLTVANFLRYVDARRYDGISFYRAMPYGEGNGLIQAGITKDARLLFPPIAHEPSSKTGIKHEPGTILLANAGPGTGRSEFFITLGAIPFGEDFAPFGKVVEGMEVVKAIFASPVDPDKGAGPMKGQMLSPQVLIRTTRTVTP; encoded by the coding sequence ATGATCAACCGAATCGTTCTTGCTTTCAGCGCCTTGGCGCTTCTTGTCCCGGTTTCGGCCGCAGCACAGACCCCCACGGCGCCGGCTGCTGCCACGGCGGAGGCCAAGGCGGACATCGTCCATGTCCGGCTCGATACCGCCAAGGGGCCGATCCTGCTCGCGCTCGACCGTGGCCGGGCGCCGCTGACGGTCGCCAATTTCCTCCGCTACGTCGATGCCCGGCGCTATGATGGAATCAGCTTCTACCGGGCGATGCCTTATGGCGAGGGCAATGGGCTGATCCAGGCCGGAATCACCAAGGACGCCCGCCTGCTGTTCCCGCCGATCGCGCACGAGCCGTCCAGCAAGACCGGCATCAAGCATGAGCCCGGAACCATCCTGCTCGCCAATGCCGGCCCCGGCACCGGGCGCAGCGAATTCTTCATCACCCTGGGCGCCATTCCCTTTGGCGAGGATTTCGCGCCGTTCGGCAAGGTGGTCGAGGGGATGGAGGTGGTGAAAGCGATCTTCGCTTCGCCGGTCGATCCCGACAAGGGCGCCGGACCGATGAAGGGCCAGATGCTCTCGCCTCAGGTTCTGATCCGCACGACCCGGACCGTAACGCCCTAA
- a CDS encoding M28 family peptidase: MTIVLGDRQPCGHAEPMRILLLPLAALALTAAGPIDPARIKADVRTLSSDAFAGRGPGEPGEAATIAFLARQMAAAGLAPGGENGGWYQKVPLVRLDTLPGGTATLSARGRATVLRDGPDLDINPTNAGVTDVRNAPLLFAGWGAPDPARGWDAFQGVDVRGKVVVMLAGDPDLEGGRDLGFGGRALVVGGRGGTKTAAAAKAGALGVLFIHETAAYSWPYAQAGDSIRVPSFAYAPLKPNALQFSGIVRGPAILPVLARLGLTLPALKARARSASFRAFPLQATVSVAATNRAREVVSHNVVGVLRGAARPDEFVLYGAHWDANGHNGPDRTGDAIRNGAVDNATGTAELLEVARAFALARRPARSVVFAAWTAEEKGLLGAEYYAQHPLYSLARTAAVINLDPHVVLPAARNLELIGPGQTDLESLLVSAAREQGLRVDPEPSPEAGWYFRSDHYPFAQRGVPALAFRAGRDLKVGGLRAGQRVVGAYNERCYHQPCDEFSPAWTFAGTAQEALAAFRVGQMVANSSAWPGWTAGSSFATVRAASAGDRR, encoded by the coding sequence GTGACGATCGTGCTTGGCGACCGGCAGCCATGCGGCCATGCTGAGCCGATGCGTATCCTCCTGCTCCCGCTTGCCGCCCTCGCCCTCACTGCCGCCGGGCCGATCGATCCCGCGCGGATCAAGGCCGACGTCCGGACCCTGTCCTCCGACGCCTTCGCCGGGCGCGGGCCGGGCGAACCGGGCGAGGCAGCGACCATCGCCTTCCTCGCCCGGCAGATGGCGGCGGCCGGGCTCGCCCCGGGCGGCGAGAATGGGGGCTGGTACCAGAAGGTCCCGCTGGTGCGGCTCGACACGCTGCCGGGCGGCACGGCCACCCTGAGCGCCCGCGGTCGTGCGACGGTGCTGCGCGACGGGCCCGACCTCGACATCAACCCTACCAATGCCGGCGTCACCGACGTGCGAAACGCGCCCCTGCTGTTCGCCGGCTGGGGAGCGCCCGATCCGGCACGCGGGTGGGATGCGTTCCAGGGCGTCGACGTGCGCGGCAAGGTGGTGGTGATGCTGGCCGGCGACCCTGACCTCGAGGGCGGCAGGGACCTCGGCTTCGGCGGGCGCGCGCTGGTGGTCGGCGGGCGCGGCGGGACCAAGACGGCGGCGGCGGCCAAGGCCGGTGCGCTTGGCGTACTCTTCATCCACGAGACCGCGGCCTATAGCTGGCCCTACGCGCAGGCCGGCGACAGCATCCGTGTGCCGAGCTTTGCCTACGCACCGCTGAAGCCCAACGCGCTCCAGTTCAGCGGCATCGTGCGCGGGCCGGCGATCCTGCCGGTGCTGGCGCGGCTTGGCCTGACCCTGCCGGCGCTGAAAGCCCGCGCCCGCTCGGCGAGCTTCCGCGCTTTTCCGCTGCAGGCGACGGTCAGCGTCGCCGCGACCAATCGCGCGCGTGAGGTGGTCAGCCACAATGTCGTCGGCGTCCTGCGCGGCGCCGCCCGGCCGGACGAGTTCGTCCTCTATGGCGCCCATTGGGACGCCAACGGCCACAATGGCCCCGACCGGACCGGCGACGCGATCCGCAACGGCGCGGTCGACAATGCCACCGGCACCGCCGAACTGCTGGAGGTGGCGCGCGCCTTCGCCTTGGCCAGGCGCCCTGCACGCTCGGTCGTGTTCGCGGCCTGGACCGCCGAGGAGAAGGGGCTGCTCGGCGCCGAATATTACGCCCAGCATCCGCTCTATTCGCTGGCGCGCACCGCGGCGGTGATCAACCTCGATCCCCATGTCGTCCTGCCCGCCGCCCGCAATCTCGAGCTGATCGGTCCGGGCCAGACCGACCTTGAGTCGCTGCTGGTCAGCGCCGCCCGCGAGCAGGGCCTGCGGGTCGATCCCGAGCCAAGCCCCGAGGCCGGCTGGTACTTCCGCTCCGATCATTATCCCTTCGCCCAGCGCGGCGTCCCGGCGCTGGCCTTCCGTGCCGGGCGCGACCTCAAGGTCGGTGGCCTCCGCGCCGGGCAGCGGGTCGTCGGCGCCTACAACGAGCGCTGCTACCATCAGCCGTGCGACGAATTCTCGCCCGCCTGGACCTTTGCCGGGACCGCGCAGGAAGCGCTTGCCGCTTTCCGGGTCGGGCAGATGGTCGCGAACAGCAGCGCCTGGCCGGGCTGGACCGCGGGGTCCAGCTTTGCGACCGTCCGGGCGGCAAGCGCCGGAGACCGCCGCTAA